The following proteins come from a genomic window of Bactrocera dorsalis isolate Fly_Bdor chromosome 6, ASM2337382v1, whole genome shotgun sequence:
- the LOC125779492 gene encoding uncharacterized protein LOC125779492: MPRRSEKSKLIAAICEKYLQDILMLELSDDDEQEEVDEQFRVNMLILLNNRRSAHLGVPKSNHWERNVLKHFDENRFCQMMRLNQTEFAYLLNLIKDDDVFRNDYNAAQLSIDTQLKIFLFRLGSSGEGLSVRKVASLFGIGDGGTIQIVTRRVFKAIINLKHRFLYWPDERERLKLIAATEKKCLGVLDTLMGLKLSWPKHL; the protein is encoded by the exons atgcctAGAAGAAGTGAAAAGAGCAAATTAATAGCTGCAATTTGCGAAAAATACTTACAAGACATACTCATGTTGGAATTAA GTGATGACGATGAGCAGGAAGAAGTGGATGAACAATTTAGAGTGAATATGCTTATATTATTGAACAATCGCCGAAGTGCTCACTTAGGAGTTCCTAAGTCGAACCATTGGGAGCGGAATGTATTAAAGCATTTTGACGAAAACAGATTTTGCCAAATGATGCGCTTAAACCAAACAGAATTTGCTTACCTTCTAAACTTAATAAAAGATGATGATGTGTTTCGAAATGATTATAACGCAGCACAACTTTCGATCGATACTCAACTTAAGATCTTCCTTTTTCGATTAGGATCATCAGGTGAAGGACTTTCGGTTCGTAAAGTGGCATCCTTGTTTGGTATAGGAGATGGCGGTACCATTCAAATCGTAACCAGGCGAGTTTTTAAAGCTATTATTAACTTGAAACACAGGTTTTTATACTGGCCCGATGAAAGGGAGCGATTAAAGCTTATTGCAGCAACAGAAAAGAAATGCCTGGGTGTGTTGGATACATTGATGGGTCTAAAATTAAGTTGGCCGAAGCACCTGTGA